One part of the Dermacentor andersoni chromosome 2, qqDerAnde1_hic_scaffold, whole genome shotgun sequence genome encodes these proteins:
- the LOC126541618 gene encoding tRNA endonuclease ANKZF1-like isoform X2: MSEASVEPAASGQSTAESTSYPNFFTWQLTDPFKVERYLIGLSLANCTPQLEQEFYSSLGPGHDNVAVPESEDLKVSTVMCCSLCGAEFESREDQVQHYKADWHRYNLKQKICGARVLSEQEFMNMIEEVSSISGSESGTDTTSANETPESASGGESSPRRGVKSGDSTGRSPTKASRLPRQRTSSVASTDTEGEETDADKAESSRARMNAKVYLKNGDGQVLALYRCIVHGKLATPDNCAQLISAIGDVPRKMQWAVLMVGGGHFAAAVFNGSESLLHKTFHTYTVRAKQGGSQSARDGKQKGSQPKSAGASLRRHNEMALVKDIQDLLQSWSEELQKCSAVFYRAPGGNRAVLFSGKNPPFRKSDPRMRPIPFPTNRATYKEVLRVHRMLCTVECFGSEEQLKGRIPVSPKINVGVKKPGKSVEVGSDAKAATSAASAGDDVSSKLENISLSDAPHDSLLPVAPCDSPKLKSKLVGTLQFTEDKTDDDSGSDSDATVNWEVSEEIVDFSDLREFAGTRKPRKKKRIKKKGIKDAEHAEKPVPREFRALKTALFNACKAANKEALISILQAISGSGTKECETAAQEGVEAGIPGQASSATVEDSFVPSAVGQYCLLSPVGSDPDATPVVEKAVEWEAPARLERCNSVESPSLTTCCEVVRSHGLEHCLLNGPVDFSDSTLLHYCAKLSAVKLIHCLLEAGADPAVKNAKGLTPYAVCSDKQTRNEFRRFKGLHPERYDYVAAQIPDALTEEMEKERSEKQKEKRKLHREKLKERKAAEVQRQQEELEKKRFLSLSDREKRALAAERRFAKQVLETNGAPVVLMRCFMCGTDITGKVPFEYSANKFCTMNCVKEHRKKPQTNRA; encoded by the exons ATGTCTGAAGCATCAGTGGAACCAGCTGCATCTGGCCAAAGTACTGCCGAGTCTACGTCTTATCCAAATTTTTTTACTTGGCAGCTGACTGACCCATTCAAGGTTGAACGATACCTGATTGGTCTCTCGCTTGCCAACTGCACGCCACAGTTGGAGCAGGAGTTCTATTCGTCGCTTGGCCCTGGACATG ATAATGTGGCTGTTCCAGAGAGTGAGGACCTCAAAGTGTCTACAGTCATGTGCTGCTCGCTCTGTGGAGCCGAGTTTGAGTCACGGGAAGATCAG GTACAACACTACAAGGCGGACTGGCACAGATATAACTTGAAGCAGAAGATATGTGGGGCAAGAGTTCTCAGCGAGCAAGAGTTCATGAACATGATTG AGGAGGTCTCTAGTATTTCTGGTTCCGAATCGGGGACTGACACAACATCAGCGAATGAAACACCGGAGTCTGCAAGCGGAGGAGAGTCCAGTCCTCGTCGGGGGGTAAAAAGTGGAGACTCTACAGGTAGAAGTCCAACAAAAGCCAGCCGTTTGCCAAGACAAAGGACTAGCAGCGTTGCCTCAACTGATACTGAAGG AGAAGAAACGGATGCTGACAAGGCTGAGAGCAGCAGGGCTCGCATGAATGCCAAGGTGTATCTCAAGAATGGCGATGGTCAAGTCCTTGCCCTGTACAGGTGCATTGTACATGGAAAACTGGCAA CACCTGACAACTGTGCTCAGCTGATATCAGCAATTGGAGACGTACCACGCAAGATGCAGTGGGCCGTCCTCATGGTAGGCGGCGGACACTTTGCGGCAGCTGTGTTTAACGG GTCAGAATCCCTGCTCCACAAGACATTCCACACTTACACCGTTCGCGCCAAGCAAGGTGGCTCTCAGTCAGCCAGGGATGGTAAACAGAAAGGCAGCCAACCCAAGTCCGCCGGTGCTAGTCTTCGGAGGCACAACGAGATGGCATTGGTGAAG GACATCCAAGATTTGCTGCAGTCCTGGTCTGAAGAACTCCAGAAATGCTCAGCTGTGTTCTACAGAGCCCCAGGTGGAAACCGGGCAGTGCTGTTTTCTGGCAAGAACCCACCTTTTCGCAAGTCTGACCCACGAATGCGGCCAATCCCATTCCCGACCAATCGGGCTACATACAAGGAGGTGCTACGAGTCCATCGGATGTTGTGCACTGTCGAGTGCTTTG GCAGCGAAGAGCAGCTCAAGGGACGAATTCCGGTGTCACCGAAAATAAATGTTGGCGTCAAGAAACCTGGAAAAAGTGTTGAAGTGGGATCAGATGCTAAAGCTGCGACCAGTGCTGCTTCTGCAGGAGATGATGTCAGCTCTAAGCTCGAGAACATTTCTCTTTCTGATGCTCCTCATGATTCGTTGCTGCCTGTTGCGCCATGTGACTCACCAAAACTGAAAAGCAAGCTTGTTG GTACCCTGCAGTTTACAGAAGATAAGACAGACGATGACTCAGGTTCCGACTCTGATGCCACTGTGAATTGGGAAGTTTCTGAAGAAATTGTGGACTTCAGTGATCTGAGAGAATTTGCTGGAACTAGAAAGCCACGCAAAAAAAAGCGCATAAAGAAAAAGGGCATCAAAGATGCAGAACATGCTGAGAAGCCAG TGCCGCGAGAGTTCAGGGCGCTCAAGACAGCTCTGTTTAATGCCTGCAAGGCTGCCAACAAGGAAGCTCTGATTTCCATCCTGCAAGCGATTTCTGGAAGTGGCACGAAGGAGTGTGAAACTGCTGCTCAGGAAGGTGTGGAAGCTGGGATACCAGGGCAGGCATCATCTGCTACTGTAGAAGATTCCTTTGTGCCTTCAGCTGTGGGCCAGTACTGTCTGCTCAGCCCAGTTGGCTCTGACCCAGATGCAACCCCTGTCGTTGAGAAGGCCGTAGAATGGGAAGCTCCAGCCAGACTGGAACGCTGCAATTCCGTCGAGTCTCCATCGCTAACAACGTGTTGTGAGGTTGTGCGTAGCCATGGATTGGAGCACTGCCTACTCAATGGACCCGTCGATTTTTCAGACTCTACACTTCTTCACTACTGCGCCAAGCTTTCAGCTGTAAAGCTCATCCATTGCCTTTTGGAAGCAGGCGCTGATCCTGCCGTAAA AAATGCTAAAGGACTGACCCCCTATGCAGTTTGCTCGGACAAGCAGACTAGAAATGAATTCAGGCGCTTCAAAGGTTTGCACCCAGAGCGATACGACTACGTTGCCGCTCAG ATACCAGATGCTCTAACTGAGGAAATGGAAAAGGAACGCTCTGAAAAGCAAAAGGAGAAGCGGAAGCTCCACAGAGAGAAGCTGAAG gaaagaaaagctGCTGAAGTTCAGAGACAACAGGAGGAGCTGGAGAAAAAAAGATTTCTGTCCCTAAGTGACAGAGAAAAG AGGGCACTGGCGGCTGAGCGGAGGTTTGCAAAGCAAGTTCTGGAAACTAATGGAGCCCCTGTTGTACTCAT
- the LOC126541618 gene encoding tRNA endonuclease ANKZF1-like isoform X1, producing MIDLSAVLISDREANEKKEKHKSRTTKLAGTAGSICHSAEQADESRRSGEASHMSEASVEPAASGQSTAESTSYPNFFTWQLTDPFKVERYLIGLSLANCTPQLEQEFYSSLGPGHDNVAVPESEDLKVSTVMCCSLCGAEFESREDQVQHYKADWHRYNLKQKICGARVLSEQEFMNMIEEVSSISGSESGTDTTSANETPESASGGESSPRRGVKSGDSTGRSPTKASRLPRQRTSSVASTDTEGEETDADKAESSRARMNAKVYLKNGDGQVLALYRCIVHGKLATPDNCAQLISAIGDVPRKMQWAVLMVGGGHFAAAVFNGSESLLHKTFHTYTVRAKQGGSQSARDGKQKGSQPKSAGASLRRHNEMALVKDIQDLLQSWSEELQKCSAVFYRAPGGNRAVLFSGKNPPFRKSDPRMRPIPFPTNRATYKEVLRVHRMLCTVECFGSEEQLKGRIPVSPKINVGVKKPGKSVEVGSDAKAATSAASAGDDVSSKLENISLSDAPHDSLLPVAPCDSPKLKSKLVGTLQFTEDKTDDDSGSDSDATVNWEVSEEIVDFSDLREFAGTRKPRKKKRIKKKGIKDAEHAEKPVPREFRALKTALFNACKAANKEALISILQAISGSGTKECETAAQEGVEAGIPGQASSATVEDSFVPSAVGQYCLLSPVGSDPDATPVVEKAVEWEAPARLERCNSVESPSLTTCCEVVRSHGLEHCLLNGPVDFSDSTLLHYCAKLSAVKLIHCLLEAGADPAVKNAKGLTPYAVCSDKQTRNEFRRFKGLHPERYDYVAAQIPDALTEEMEKERSEKQKEKRKLHREKLKERKAAEVQRQQEELEKKRFLSLSDREKRALAAERRFAKQVLETNGAPVVLMRCFMCGTDITGKVPFEYSANKFCTMNCVKEHRKKPQTNRA from the exons ATGATAGACTTATCAGCTGTTTTAATCTCTGACCGCGAAgcgaacgaaaagaaagaaaagcacaaatCGCGAACTACAAAACTTGCAGGAACAGCTGGCTCCATCTGTCATTCTGCAGAGCAAGCAGACGAAAGCCGGCGAagcggcgaagcctcgca tATGTCTGAAGCATCAGTGGAACCAGCTGCATCTGGCCAAAGTACTGCCGAGTCTACGTCTTATCCAAATTTTTTTACTTGGCAGCTGACTGACCCATTCAAGGTTGAACGATACCTGATTGGTCTCTCGCTTGCCAACTGCACGCCACAGTTGGAGCAGGAGTTCTATTCGTCGCTTGGCCCTGGACATG ATAATGTGGCTGTTCCAGAGAGTGAGGACCTCAAAGTGTCTACAGTCATGTGCTGCTCGCTCTGTGGAGCCGAGTTTGAGTCACGGGAAGATCAG GTACAACACTACAAGGCGGACTGGCACAGATATAACTTGAAGCAGAAGATATGTGGGGCAAGAGTTCTCAGCGAGCAAGAGTTCATGAACATGATTG AGGAGGTCTCTAGTATTTCTGGTTCCGAATCGGGGACTGACACAACATCAGCGAATGAAACACCGGAGTCTGCAAGCGGAGGAGAGTCCAGTCCTCGTCGGGGGGTAAAAAGTGGAGACTCTACAGGTAGAAGTCCAACAAAAGCCAGCCGTTTGCCAAGACAAAGGACTAGCAGCGTTGCCTCAACTGATACTGAAGG AGAAGAAACGGATGCTGACAAGGCTGAGAGCAGCAGGGCTCGCATGAATGCCAAGGTGTATCTCAAGAATGGCGATGGTCAAGTCCTTGCCCTGTACAGGTGCATTGTACATGGAAAACTGGCAA CACCTGACAACTGTGCTCAGCTGATATCAGCAATTGGAGACGTACCACGCAAGATGCAGTGGGCCGTCCTCATGGTAGGCGGCGGACACTTTGCGGCAGCTGTGTTTAACGG GTCAGAATCCCTGCTCCACAAGACATTCCACACTTACACCGTTCGCGCCAAGCAAGGTGGCTCTCAGTCAGCCAGGGATGGTAAACAGAAAGGCAGCCAACCCAAGTCCGCCGGTGCTAGTCTTCGGAGGCACAACGAGATGGCATTGGTGAAG GACATCCAAGATTTGCTGCAGTCCTGGTCTGAAGAACTCCAGAAATGCTCAGCTGTGTTCTACAGAGCCCCAGGTGGAAACCGGGCAGTGCTGTTTTCTGGCAAGAACCCACCTTTTCGCAAGTCTGACCCACGAATGCGGCCAATCCCATTCCCGACCAATCGGGCTACATACAAGGAGGTGCTACGAGTCCATCGGATGTTGTGCACTGTCGAGTGCTTTG GCAGCGAAGAGCAGCTCAAGGGACGAATTCCGGTGTCACCGAAAATAAATGTTGGCGTCAAGAAACCTGGAAAAAGTGTTGAAGTGGGATCAGATGCTAAAGCTGCGACCAGTGCTGCTTCTGCAGGAGATGATGTCAGCTCTAAGCTCGAGAACATTTCTCTTTCTGATGCTCCTCATGATTCGTTGCTGCCTGTTGCGCCATGTGACTCACCAAAACTGAAAAGCAAGCTTGTTG GTACCCTGCAGTTTACAGAAGATAAGACAGACGATGACTCAGGTTCCGACTCTGATGCCACTGTGAATTGGGAAGTTTCTGAAGAAATTGTGGACTTCAGTGATCTGAGAGAATTTGCTGGAACTAGAAAGCCACGCAAAAAAAAGCGCATAAAGAAAAAGGGCATCAAAGATGCAGAACATGCTGAGAAGCCAG TGCCGCGAGAGTTCAGGGCGCTCAAGACAGCTCTGTTTAATGCCTGCAAGGCTGCCAACAAGGAAGCTCTGATTTCCATCCTGCAAGCGATTTCTGGAAGTGGCACGAAGGAGTGTGAAACTGCTGCTCAGGAAGGTGTGGAAGCTGGGATACCAGGGCAGGCATCATCTGCTACTGTAGAAGATTCCTTTGTGCCTTCAGCTGTGGGCCAGTACTGTCTGCTCAGCCCAGTTGGCTCTGACCCAGATGCAACCCCTGTCGTTGAGAAGGCCGTAGAATGGGAAGCTCCAGCCAGACTGGAACGCTGCAATTCCGTCGAGTCTCCATCGCTAACAACGTGTTGTGAGGTTGTGCGTAGCCATGGATTGGAGCACTGCCTACTCAATGGACCCGTCGATTTTTCAGACTCTACACTTCTTCACTACTGCGCCAAGCTTTCAGCTGTAAAGCTCATCCATTGCCTTTTGGAAGCAGGCGCTGATCCTGCCGTAAA AAATGCTAAAGGACTGACCCCCTATGCAGTTTGCTCGGACAAGCAGACTAGAAATGAATTCAGGCGCTTCAAAGGTTTGCACCCAGAGCGATACGACTACGTTGCCGCTCAG ATACCAGATGCTCTAACTGAGGAAATGGAAAAGGAACGCTCTGAAAAGCAAAAGGAGAAGCGGAAGCTCCACAGAGAGAAGCTGAAG gaaagaaaagctGCTGAAGTTCAGAGACAACAGGAGGAGCTGGAGAAAAAAAGATTTCTGTCCCTAAGTGACAGAGAAAAG AGGGCACTGGCGGCTGAGCGGAGGTTTGCAAAGCAAGTTCTGGAAACTAATGGAGCCCCTGTTGTACTCAT